From the Natrarchaeobaculum aegyptiacum genome, one window contains:
- the cobS gene encoding adenosylcobinamide-GDP ribazoletransferase, translating to MSRRFPRAVRGGVGFLTRLPVSFDERDWEALQRTPAAFPVVGYLAGVLVALPLLAAARVPDPTVGFAYVLAVYLVTGIHHVDGVADLGDAFVVHGDANRRREVLKDTTTGVGAVLAVGLVLVGLGLAGLGLAALPVATAVGVVIAAEVGSRVGMAAMACFGRASHEGMGSRFTEAATPAAFVAPAALAVPAAVLTWPHGAAAVALVAGLAGAGLPWLWATRNLGGINGDVFGAATEVGRVVGVHAGVIVWTLS from the coding sequence ATGAGTCGGCGGTTCCCGCGTGCGGTTCGCGGCGGCGTCGGCTTCCTGACGCGGCTCCCGGTCTCGTTCGACGAGCGCGACTGGGAGGCCTTACAGCGGACGCCCGCGGCGTTCCCGGTCGTCGGCTACCTCGCCGGCGTTCTCGTGGCGCTCCCGTTGCTCGCTGCGGCACGGGTCCCGGACCCGACCGTCGGATTCGCGTACGTGCTCGCGGTGTACCTCGTGACGGGAATCCACCACGTAGACGGCGTCGCGGATCTCGGTGACGCGTTCGTCGTCCACGGCGACGCGAACCGACGCCGCGAGGTGCTGAAGGACACGACGACGGGCGTGGGAGCGGTCCTCGCGGTCGGCCTCGTACTCGTCGGCCTCGGACTCGCGGGCCTCGGACTCGCTGCCCTCCCGGTCGCGACCGCGGTCGGCGTCGTGATCGCCGCGGAGGTCGGCTCCCGGGTCGGGATGGCCGCGATGGCCTGTTTCGGACGGGCGAGCCACGAGGGGATGGGATCGCGGTTCACCGAGGCGGCGACGCCAGCCGCGTTCGTCGCGCCGGCGGCGCTGGCGGTGCCTGCGGCGGTCCTCACCTGGCCCCACGGAGCCGCTGCCGTCGCGCTCGTCGCGGGGCTCGCCGGTGCCGGGCTCCCGTGGCTCTGGGCGACCCGGAACCTCGGCGGAATCAACGGCGACGTCTTCGGCGCGGCCACGGAGGTCGGCCGCGTCGTCGGCGTCCACGCGGGGGTGATCGTGTGGACGCTCTCCTGA
- the cbiB gene encoding adenosylcobinamide-phosphate synthase CbiB — MTVTGTLAALAAIALAFALDRLVGEPPTAWHPVAWFGRLVGALDHEWTDSTRSQRLVGVAVALLAPLVPAGAAAGVVFAGLSIHLFVGVALAGLVLFFSISLRSLLELTTTVLEATDGDLETAREEIRGLVGRDVSALSPAQLRSGALESAAENLADGLVAGLLAFALLAPVSLPLAAAGAAWVKGVNTLDSMLGYPSKPIGTASARLDDLVMWLPARVSALALALAVGRPLAPWRVRRWARTPASPNSGWPMATLAAVLEVRLEKRGAYDLNTDADFPTLADGERAVRLVGIAAIVAVVLAVLVVVSTGVVLEALAGTGLANSVTMPGQRPPLEYDPVWEVRR; from the coding sequence GTGACGGTCACGGGGACGCTGGCCGCGCTCGCGGCGATCGCCCTCGCGTTCGCGCTCGACCGACTCGTCGGCGAGCCTCCGACCGCCTGGCATCCGGTCGCCTGGTTCGGTCGCCTCGTCGGCGCGCTCGATCACGAGTGGACCGACTCCACTCGGAGCCAGCGCCTCGTGGGCGTCGCCGTCGCGCTGCTCGCACCGCTCGTCCCAGCGGGCGCGGCGGCGGGTGTCGTGTTCGCCGGGCTTTCGATCCACCTGTTCGTCGGTGTCGCCCTCGCGGGACTCGTCCTCTTTTTCTCGATCAGCCTCCGCTCGCTGCTCGAGTTGACGACGACGGTGCTCGAGGCGACGGATGGCGACCTCGAGACGGCCCGCGAGGAGATCCGCGGGCTCGTCGGACGAGACGTCTCGGCACTCTCGCCGGCGCAACTCCGGAGCGGCGCACTCGAGAGCGCAGCCGAAAACCTCGCGGACGGACTGGTGGCCGGGCTGCTCGCGTTCGCCCTCCTCGCGCCCGTTTCGCTGCCGCTCGCGGCGGCCGGAGCCGCGTGGGTCAAGGGCGTCAACACGCTCGACTCGATGCTCGGCTACCCCTCGAAACCGATCGGGACGGCGAGCGCTCGGCTCGACGACCTCGTAATGTGGCTCCCGGCCCGGGTGAGCGCACTCGCGCTCGCGCTGGCTGTCGGACGCCCGCTCGCTCCGTGGCGGGTCCGACGGTGGGCACGAACGCCAGCCTCGCCGAACTCCGGCTGGCCGATGGCGACGCTCGCCGCCGTCCTCGAGGTCCGCCTCGAGAAGCGGGGTGCCTACGACCTGAACACCGACGCCGACTTCCCGACTCTCGCCGACGGCGAACGGGCAGTTCGGCTCGTCGGGATCGCCGCCATCGTCGCGGTCGTGTTGGCCGTGCTCGTCGTCGTCTCGACGGGAGTGGTGCTCGAGGCGCTCGCGGGGACTGGACTGGCCAATAGCGTGACGATGCCGGGGCAGCGACCGCCGCTCGAGTACGACCCGGTGTGGGAGGTGCGACGATGA
- a CDS encoding chemotaxis protein CheW has translation MAPDLPEKLLGIDIDPVADQRDTDRTDRDEPEERRRVIRFDVGEHQLAVPVDDVASMTDAPTALTEVPRTPAAIEGVTDLRGEITAILELRTYFPSDRDAPGEQKLLILDCPDDEQPAAFRVDNVRSVDAIPERNVLQVSDLEGRSISADPLEHPLVTALLERTRRQRPTGDVVPSADVDRQRLEEPREVVEIVPLVDVDAALAAAGHRVAAR, from the coding sequence ATGGCTCCGGACCTCCCCGAGAAATTGCTCGGCATCGACATCGACCCCGTCGCCGATCAACGTGACACCGACCGCACCGACCGGGACGAACCCGAGGAACGCCGCCGGGTCATCCGGTTCGACGTCGGCGAGCACCAGCTGGCCGTTCCTGTCGACGACGTGGCCTCGATGACCGACGCCCCGACAGCCCTGACCGAAGTGCCGCGAACGCCCGCAGCGATCGAGGGCGTCACCGACCTCCGCGGTGAGATCACGGCCATCCTCGAGTTGCGGACGTACTTTCCGTCCGACCGCGACGCGCCCGGAGAACAGAAACTGCTGATCCTTGACTGCCCGGACGACGAACAGCCTGCAGCCTTCCGGGTCGATAACGTACGATCGGTCGACGCGATTCCGGAGCGAAACGTCCTGCAGGTGTCCGACCTCGAGGGTCGATCGATCTCCGCCGATCCGCTCGAGCACCCGCTGGTGACGGCGTTGCTCGAACGAACTCGTCGGCAGCGACCGACCGGTGACGTGGTGCCGTCGGCCGATGTGGACCGCCAGCGTCTCGAGGAACCGCGGGAGGTCGTCGAGATCGTTCCGCTCGTCGACGTCGACGCTGCCCTCGCGGCCGCGGGCCATCGCGTGGCTGCCCGATGA
- the cobT gene encoding nicotinate mononucleotide-dependent phosphoribosyltransferase CobT has protein sequence MRVILAAGTTETALIDGISAAGAAPELMAQTPSADIEILEYGRPTVSPVTPVSPTGCPTPAAVTRAVREVVDFDLTVVDAGLARPTGSPTVDLSVPAGADVREPTAVPDASAVFERAREFGASLPDDEVVVGETVPGGTTTALGVLTALGEPAGVSSSLPENPLERKEAVVETALEASDLAPAACEDDPLGAIGAVGDPVQATVAGIAAGALDSGTDVTLGGGTQMVAIAAALRHAGVEDPLSIATTSFVAEDPSADLEATCDRLDCDLTVTDPGFRGREHVSMQRYCAGEAKEGVGMGGVLSLVDDGEMAAVRDRFEAVCARLGIGADGVDLESAAGSGHGADADADATAGADGGP, from the coding sequence ATGCGCGTAATTCTCGCCGCCGGAACGACCGAGACGGCCCTGATCGACGGCATCAGCGCCGCCGGGGCCGCGCCGGAACTGATGGCCCAGACGCCCTCCGCAGACATCGAAATCCTCGAGTACGGCCGGCCGACGGTCTCGCCGGTGACGCCAGTCTCGCCGACGGGCTGTCCGACGCCCGCGGCCGTCACCCGCGCCGTCCGCGAGGTCGTCGACTTCGACCTGACCGTCGTCGACGCCGGTCTCGCACGACCCACGGGCTCACCCACGGTCGACCTCTCGGTCCCGGCCGGTGCGGACGTCCGCGAACCCACCGCCGTCCCCGACGCGTCGGCGGTGTTCGAGCGCGCCCGCGAGTTCGGGGCCAGCCTGCCCGACGACGAGGTCGTAGTCGGTGAGACCGTCCCCGGCGGGACGACCACCGCGCTGGGCGTGCTCACCGCGCTCGGCGAACCCGCCGGCGTCTCTTCCTCGCTGCCCGAGAACCCCCTCGAGCGCAAGGAAGCCGTCGTCGAGACGGCACTCGAGGCGAGCGACCTCGCACCTGCCGCCTGCGAGGACGATCCGCTCGGCGCGATCGGTGCGGTCGGCGACCCCGTCCAGGCGACCGTGGCCGGAATCGCCGCCGGGGCGCTCGACTCGGGAACGGACGTCACCCTCGGCGGCGGCACCCAGATGGTCGCCATCGCGGCTGCCCTGCGCCACGCCGGGGTCGAGGACCCACTCTCGATCGCGACCACCTCGTTCGTCGCCGAGGATCCGAGTGCGGATCTCGAGGCGACCTGTGACCGGCTCGACTGCGACCTGACCGTCACCGATCCCGGCTTCCGGGGTCGAGAACACGTCTCGATGCAGCGCTACTGCGCTGGCGAAGCGAAAGAGGGCGTCGGCATGGGCGGTGTTCTCTCGCTCGTCGACGACGGCGAGATGGCCGCCGTTCGAGACCGGTTCGAGGCCGTTTGCGCTCGCCTCGGGATCGGGGCCGACGGCGTCGACCTCGAGTCGGCTGCTGGGAGCGGCCACGGTGCAGACGCGGACGCCGACGCGACCGCGGGGGCCGACGGTGGACCCTGA
- a CDS encoding phosphoribosyltransferase has product MFDDRTDAGERLAAELERRGLAADVVLGIPRGALPVAAPVAEALEADLDVVVARKLGAPGNPELAIGAVASDGSVWYNDDLVDRLGVSEGYLEEIREEEAENAREKAERYRGGPGVADLAGKRVVVVDDGVATGATARACLRQVREADAESVTLAVPVGSPDSMATLEAEADEVIALQTPADFRAVGQFYRTFGQVSDEEAVTYLEGGQ; this is encoded by the coding sequence ATGTTCGACGACAGAACAGACGCTGGCGAACGGCTCGCAGCGGAACTCGAGCGCCGGGGACTCGCGGCCGACGTCGTCCTCGGAATCCCACGCGGCGCGCTCCCGGTCGCGGCACCGGTCGCGGAGGCACTCGAAGCGGACCTCGACGTCGTCGTCGCGCGCAAGCTCGGCGCGCCGGGGAACCCCGAACTGGCGATCGGCGCGGTCGCCAGCGACGGGAGCGTCTGGTACAACGACGACCTGGTCGACCGGCTTGGCGTTTCGGAGGGGTACCTCGAGGAGATCCGCGAGGAGGAAGCAGAAAACGCCCGGGAAAAGGCCGAACGGTACCGCGGCGGCCCCGGGGTCGCCGATCTCGCGGGAAAGCGCGTCGTCGTGGTCGACGACGGCGTGGCGACGGGGGCGACGGCTCGGGCCTGTCTTCGACAGGTCAGGGAAGCCGACGCGGAGTCCGTCACGCTGGCAGTGCCCGTCGGCTCGCCCGACTCGATGGCCACCCTCGAGGCCGAGGCCGACGAGGTGATCGCTCTCCAGACGCCCGCCGACTTCCGCGCAGTCGGGCAGTTCTACCGCACGTTCGGCCAGGTGAGCGACGAGGAGGCGGTGACCTACCTCGAGGGTGGCCAGTAG
- the cobD gene encoding threonine-phosphate decarboxylase CobD, protein MDPDAVRAGSRVPHGGESDRELLDFSANTNPFAPDGVEAVYADALERSRRYPDDDYREFRAAAGAFVGVHPDQIVPTAGGLAAIRLAIELTLEPGDRALVPTPSFGEYAREIALQGARPEYVPHDAVLETEDAVLEKCALAIVCTPNNPTGEAIDPDALTVFVERCRHAGTPLLVDEAFLGFTDLQSAATLDAEHVIVVRSLTKLFGLPGLRAGFAVAEDEYLEALETARRPWSLGTPAASVGAYCLEQDEFIRETRERVASERKRMREALETRFDVFPSDAPYLCCDVGDQDVEAVVASARERGVAIRDATTFRGLDSHVRVAVKDRERNDRLLAALEVDDAVERDS, encoded by the coding sequence GTGGACCCTGACGCGGTCCGCGCGGGCAGTCGGGTCCCTCACGGCGGCGAATCCGACCGTGAGCTCCTCGACTTCTCGGCCAACACGAACCCGTTCGCGCCCGACGGCGTCGAGGCGGTCTACGCCGACGCCCTCGAGCGCTCGCGCCGGTACCCGGACGACGACTACCGCGAGTTTCGCGCGGCAGCGGGGGCGTTCGTCGGCGTCCATCCCGACCAGATCGTCCCCACGGCTGGCGGGCTGGCCGCGATTCGGCTGGCGATCGAACTCACGCTCGAGCCCGGCGACCGCGCACTCGTCCCGACCCCGAGTTTCGGGGAGTACGCCCGTGAAATCGCGTTACAGGGGGCGAGACCGGAGTACGTTCCCCACGACGCCGTGCTCGAGACCGAAGATGCCGTTCTCGAGAAGTGTGCGCTGGCGATCGTCTGCACGCCGAACAACCCGACCGGCGAGGCGATCGACCCGGACGCGCTGACCGTGTTCGTCGAACGCTGCCGGCACGCGGGGACGCCTCTGCTGGTCGACGAGGCCTTCCTCGGATTTACCGACCTGCAGTCGGCGGCGACTCTCGACGCCGAACACGTGATCGTCGTCCGATCGCTGACCAAACTGTTCGGCCTGCCCGGACTGCGTGCCGGCTTCGCCGTGGCCGAGGACGAGTACCTCGAAGCGCTCGAGACGGCGCGACGGCCGTGGTCGCTCGGCACGCCAGCCGCCAGCGTGGGCGCGTACTGCCTCGAGCAGGACGAATTCATCCGCGAGACGCGCGAACGCGTGGCGAGCGAGCGAAAGCGAATGCGTGAGGCGCTCGAGACGCGCTTCGACGTCTTCCCCTCCGACGCGCCGTACCTCTGCTGTGACGTCGGTGATCAGGACGTCGAGGCGGTCGTTGCGAGCGCTCGCGAGCGCGGCGTCGCGATCCGGGACGCCACCACCTTCCGCGGCCTCGACTCCCACGTCCGCGTCGCGGTGAAGGATCGAGAACGGAACGACCGGCTGCTGGCCGCCCTCGAGGTCGACGACGCCGTCGAGCGTGACTCATGA
- a CDS encoding class I SAM-dependent methyltransferase, translated as MNEPASGRSRGTDEGQDQNRDHEIAHPVFAALYDLLPQSPLLGPHREYLARDLSGRVLEVGCGTGEQFRFAADGANGDLEYHAVEPDPYMRNRAVGKAREADLAVDLRDARAESLPYPDDAFDVVCSGVVFCTVQDPDAALEEVARVLSPGGEFRFLEHVRSDGWRAQGQALLTPIWARAAGGCHLDRNTVERFVSHDAFAVTDVERLELGVFPVTPIVRGTLRRRCEGGVTVPGLGSFG; from the coding sequence ATGAACGAACCGGCGTCCGGGCGTTCGAGGGGAACCGACGAGGGCCAGGACCAGAACCGTGACCACGAAATCGCCCATCCCGTCTTCGCCGCGCTGTACGACCTGCTCCCACAGTCACCGCTGTTGGGTCCCCACCGCGAGTACCTCGCCCGCGACCTCTCGGGGCGGGTCCTCGAGGTGGGCTGTGGCACCGGCGAGCAGTTTCGGTTCGCCGCCGACGGGGCCAACGGCGACCTCGAGTATCACGCGGTCGAGCCCGATCCGTACATGCGCAACCGAGCCGTCGGGAAGGCTCGCGAGGCCGACCTCGCCGTGGACCTCCGGGACGCCCGCGCCGAATCGCTCCCCTATCCCGACGACGCGTTCGACGTCGTCTGTTCGGGGGTCGTCTTCTGTACTGTCCAGGATCCCGACGCCGCGCTCGAGGAAGTTGCGCGGGTACTGAGCCCCGGCGGTGAGTTTCGCTTCCTCGAGCACGTCCGGTCAGACGGCTGGCGTGCACAGGGGCAGGCGCTGTTGACGCCGATCTGGGCGCGGGCTGCGGGTGGCTGTCACCTCGATCGGAATACGGTCGAACGGTTCGTCTCCCACGATGCGTTCGCGGTTACGGACGTCGAGCGGCTCGAACTCGGCGTCTTCCCCGTGACCCCGATCGTCCGCGGGACGCTCCGCCGTCGATGTGAGGGGGGTGTAACCGTACCGGGGCTCGGCTCGTTCGGCTGA
- a CDS encoding NAD(P)H-hydrate dehydratase: MVRLQRTLSNVSRGGNDNGRVGIVAGAVAYPNRPALVGQAAMRTGSDHVRAFVADPIYEIVASHDPNLLVDRYAGEQFEETAVERTREMGDWADALVIGPGLTDADPDAVRETVDSVDVPIVVDALAIEPALEADLSNAVLTPSSAEVDPIREEYGSLEAFTTETGAVVTSTGETDEIVADGDRLANETGTPALTVAGTGDTVAGIVASLLGQGCDRTEAAELGAWVLGKAGELATAEFGPGMVATDVIDRIPDTIR, encoded by the coding sequence ATGGTACGACTGCAGCGAACGCTCTCGAACGTCTCCAGAGGTGGCAACGACAACGGTCGCGTCGGGATCGTTGCAGGGGCTGTGGCGTATCCGAATCGGCCCGCGCTGGTAGGGCAGGCGGCGATGCGAACCGGCTCGGATCACGTCCGGGCGTTCGTCGCTGACCCGATCTACGAGATCGTTGCGAGCCACGACCCGAACCTGCTCGTCGACCGCTACGCTGGCGAGCAGTTCGAGGAGACGGCCGTCGAACGCACCCGCGAGATGGGCGACTGGGCCGACGCGCTCGTGATCGGGCCTGGGCTCACCGACGCCGATCCCGACGCCGTTCGCGAGACCGTCGACTCCGTCGACGTCCCGATCGTCGTCGACGCGCTCGCGATCGAGCCCGCACTCGAGGCGGACCTCTCGAATGCCGTCCTCACGCCGAGCAGCGCCGAGGTCGACCCGATCCGCGAGGAGTACGGCTCGCTCGAGGCCTTCACGACGGAGACGGGTGCGGTCGTCACGTCGACCGGCGAGACCGACGAGATCGTCGCCGACGGTGATCGGCTCGCGAACGAGACGGGAACGCCCGCACTCACCGTCGCCGGGACCGGTGACACGGTGGCCGGCATCGTCGCGTCGCTGCTCGGTCAGGGGTGTGATCGGACGGAAGCTGCCGAACTCGGCGCGTGGGTTCTCGGAAAAGCCGGCGAACTGGCCACGGCCGAGTTCGGCCCCGGAATGGTCGCGACGGACGTTATAGATCGGATTCCCGACACGATTCGCTGA
- a CDS encoding DUF5789 family protein, with translation MSDDGPNRDRVQDRAEERKSERAAGTESILEAVGTRIDDLDLEYPVTSEEIAAEYGNDPIDVSNETESLGSVFDRLAGETYDDPEEVREAVYGELTGQAGSASEANPERDLTSLDAEKQGSPSERGGDAL, from the coding sequence ATGAGCGACGACGGACCGAACCGCGACCGCGTACAGGACCGCGCCGAAGAACGCAAGTCCGAGCGAGCAGCGGGCACCGAGTCGATCCTCGAGGCCGTCGGAACCCGGATCGACGACCTCGATCTCGAGTATCCGGTGACGAGCGAGGAGATCGCCGCCGAGTACGGCAACGATCCGATCGACGTCTCGAACGAGACCGAGTCACTCGGAAGCGTCTTCGACCGGCTCGCCGGCGAGACGTACGACGATCCCGAAGAAGTGCGCGAGGCCGTCTACGGAGAACTGACGGGACAGGCAGGGAGCGCGAGCGAAGCCAACCCCGAGCGTGACCTGACGTCGCTCGATGCGGAGAAGCAGGGATCGCCGAGCGAACGGGGCGGCGACGCACTCTGA
- a CDS encoding HAD family hydrolase produces the protein MGVSFDLFGTLVAAERPATPATAVGAELEARGVTVPDDWQDAYGELHHDLPPGRELSLVDHVAGALESRGVVADHEVSRAAVIAAFDASVEVRPGARAAVATARERGPVAVCSNCSVPGLVERTLEQTGLEAAGFDAVVSSVDCGWRKPAPEIFAVTAERLGVSVADLVHVGDDPQADGGIEDVGGTALVLATADGGPGNRTSTGRSERDTVTLEAVPDRLERVVEGQT, from the coding sequence GTGGGTGTATCGTTCGATCTCTTCGGGACGCTCGTCGCCGCAGAGCGACCCGCAACGCCAGCGACCGCCGTCGGCGCGGAACTCGAGGCCCGGGGCGTGACGGTGCCGGACGACTGGCAGGACGCCTACGGCGAGTTGCACCACGACCTCCCGCCGGGGCGCGAACTCTCGCTGGTCGACCACGTCGCAGGAGCCCTCGAGAGCCGCGGCGTCGTCGCAGATCACGAGGTATCGCGTGCGGCCGTGATCGCGGCGTTCGACGCGTCGGTCGAGGTCAGACCGGGCGCGCGTGCGGCCGTCGCCACAGCACGCGAGCGTGGTCCCGTCGCCGTCTGTTCGAACTGCAGCGTGCCCGGGCTCGTCGAGCGAACGCTCGAGCAGACAGGCCTCGAAGCCGCAGGGTTCGACGCCGTCGTCTCGAGCGTCGACTGTGGCTGGCGAAAGCCGGCTCCCGAAATCTTCGCGGTGACGGCCGAGCGCCTCGGCGTGTCGGTCGCCGACCTCGTGCACGTGGGCGACGATCCGCAGGCAGACGGCGGGATCGAGGACGTCGGCGGCACCGCACTCGTACTCGCGACAGCCGACGGCGGTCCCGGGAACCGGACCTCGACGGGTCGGTCGGAACGAGACACCGTCACGCTCGAGGCGGTGCCCGATCGACTCGAACGGGTCGTGGAGGGGCAGACGTGA
- a CDS encoding NTP transferase domain-containing protein codes for MCGGEGSRLESRHEKPLHPIAGVPMVDRVREALASSRVETVYAAVSPNAPGTRAHLEQTAAGVPDAGRDTDPVTVIETPGEGYVADLLALLERPEIEPPVLSVAADLPLLEAPVIDRVLARQGADPASRTVCVPVALKRRLGVSVDATLESRDHLAPTGVNVVGTTDESMTAVSYDTRLAINVNRLTDAQLADEHLERGDRRCA; via the coding sequence ATGTGCGGCGGTGAGGGCAGCCGCCTCGAGAGCCGCCACGAGAAGCCCCTGCACCCGATCGCGGGCGTCCCGATGGTCGACCGCGTTCGCGAGGCGCTCGCCTCGAGTCGCGTCGAGACGGTTTACGCGGCCGTCTCGCCGAACGCCCCCGGGACGCGGGCCCACCTCGAGCAAACGGCTGCTGGCGTTCCCGACGCCGGCCGCGACACCGATCCCGTCACCGTCATCGAGACGCCGGGCGAGGGCTACGTCGCCGACCTCCTGGCGCTGCTCGAGCGCCCCGAAATCGAACCGCCGGTGCTGTCGGTCGCCGCGGATCTACCGTTGCTCGAGGCACCCGTGATCGACCGGGTACTCGCACGTCAGGGGGCGGACCCGGCCTCGCGGACCGTCTGCGTCCCCGTCGCACTGAAACGTCGACTCGGCGTCAGCGTCGACGCGACGCTCGAGTCTCGCGACCACCTCGCGCCGACCGGGGTCAACGTCGTCGGCACCACTGACGAATCCATGACAGCAGTTTCCTACGACACGCGACTGGCGATCAACGTGAACCGACTGACAGATGCCCAGCTCGCCGACGAGCACCTCGAGAGAGGTGATCGACGATGCGCGTAA
- a CDS encoding translation initiation factor IF-2 subunit beta, producing MDYESSLERAMDEVPDIGGDEERLQIPDAQAQKDGAFTRFTNLGEIADVLSREDDHLHRFVQREMGTSGKLEDGRGRYNGTFSQQDFDAAVDAYVDEYVLCSECGLPDTRLVREDRTPMLRCDACGAFRPVTKRSTASQQQQQQEAVEEGKTYTVEITGTGRKGDGVAEKGKYTIFVPGAEEGDVVEIYIKNISGNLAFARLA from the coding sequence ATGGATTACGAGTCGAGTCTCGAGCGAGCGATGGATGAGGTCCCGGACATCGGAGGCGACGAGGAGCGCCTGCAGATCCCGGACGCACAGGCACAGAAAGACGGCGCGTTCACCCGATTCACGAACCTCGGGGAGATCGCCGACGTCCTCTCTCGCGAGGACGATCACCTCCACCGGTTCGTCCAGCGCGAAATGGGGACCAGCGGCAAACTCGAGGACGGTCGTGGCCGATACAACGGCACGTTCTCCCAGCAGGACTTCGACGCGGCGGTCGACGCCTACGTCGACGAGTACGTCCTCTGTTCGGAGTGTGGCCTGCCGGACACCCGCCTCGTCCGCGAGGACCGAACGCCGATGCTGCGCTGTGACGCCTGTGGCGCGTTCCGCCCCGTCACCAAGCGGTCGACGGCCAGCCAGCAGCAACAACAACAGGAGGCCGTCGAGGAGGGCAAGACCTACACCGTCGAGATCACCGGCACCGGCCGCAAGGGCGACGGAGTCGCCGAGAAAGGCAAGTACACCATCTTCGTCCCCGGCGCTGAAGAGGGCGACGTCGTCGAGATCTACATCAAGAACATCTCGGGCAACCTGGCGTTCGCTCGACTCGCCTGA
- a CDS encoding response regulator — protein sequence MSTGVLIVDDSHFMRNLLRQILEQDCRIVGEATNGAEAVKLYKERDPDVVMMDIVMPKCNGIKATAAIKKIDPDARVIMCTSVGQREKMKLAVKAGADGYVTKPFEEPSVRKALTDVAVV from the coding sequence ATGTCGACAGGGGTTCTCATCGTAGACGACTCTCATTTTATGCGGAACTTGCTCCGACAAATATTAGAGCAGGATTGCCGCATCGTTGGGGAGGCCACGAACGGCGCGGAGGCGGTCAAGCTGTACAAAGAGCGTGATCCCGACGTCGTCATGATGGACATCGTCATGCCGAAGTGCAACGGCATCAAGGCGACTGCGGCCATCAAGAAGATCGATCCCGACGCGCGGGTGATCATGTGTACGAGCGTCGGCCAGCGCGAGAAGATGAAACTCGCGGTGAAGGCGGGGGCCGACGGCTACGTGACCAAACCGTTCGAAGAACCGAGCGTCAGGAAGGCCCTCACCGACGTCGCCGTGGTATGA
- a CDS encoding adenosylcobinamide amidohydrolase, which translates to MTDDHTGVTDDIVEPATDEASVPYAGVRRDGVLQVRHPGAEWLSSGANGGRFRADCAYNVAVPEGWNRTDLETYVAERLERAGFPPASEPGREYGRVLEVPALLTGVEMADVRGARCGPVTAYATAGISNPARLPMEPPGGRFPDASEGGDVATKPDSLDSSADDPASSDQPPGWGTVNVIVGTTRSLADGALANLLAVAAEAKAATLLAVTDVPGTTTDAIVAGYDPEGEPTQFTGSGTVVGTAARACVREAVRASLEAHYAGRDSSPQGAAIDAPYGVSTDVEAAVFEPDAR; encoded by the coding sequence ATGACCGACGATCACACCGGTGTGACCGACGACATCGTCGAACCGGCGACCGACGAGGCGAGTGTCCCCTACGCAGGGGTTCGTCGCGACGGCGTCCTGCAGGTCCGCCACCCGGGAGCCGAGTGGCTCTCGAGCGGGGCCAACGGCGGCCGTTTTCGGGCCGACTGTGCGTACAACGTCGCCGTCCCCGAGGGGTGGAACCGGACCGATCTCGAAACCTACGTGGCCGAGCGACTCGAGCGGGCGGGATTTCCGCCCGCGAGTGAGCCCGGTCGAGAGTACGGCCGGGTGCTCGAGGTTCCTGCACTGCTGACCGGTGTCGAGATGGCCGACGTTCGCGGTGCTCGCTGTGGTCCGGTGACGGCCTACGCGACCGCGGGGATCTCGAACCCCGCCAGACTACCGATGGAGCCACCCGGCGGCCGATTTCCGGACGCGAGCGAGGGCGGGGATGTCGCGACGAAACCCGACAGCCTCGACTCGAGCGCCGACGACCCGGCCAGTTCGGATCAGCCGCCGGGCTGGGGCACCGTGAACGTGATCGTCGGCACCACGCGGTCGCTTGCCGACGGCGCGCTCGCGAACCTGCTCGCGGTCGCCGCCGAGGCCAAGGCGGCGACCCTGCTCGCGGTCACGGACGTCCCGGGGACGACGACCGACGCGATCGTCGCGGGATACGATCCGGAAGGCGAACCGACGCAGTTCACCGGGAGCGGCACCGTCGTCGGGACCGCGGCTCGCGCCTGCGTCCGCGAGGCCGTTCGCGCCTCGCTCGAGGCCCACTACGCGGGCCGGGACTCGAGTCCGCAGGGGGCGGCCATCGACGCCCCCTACGGCGTTTCGACCGACGTCGAGGCAGCTGTTTTCGAACCCGACGCGCGCTAG